aTTTGGGGGCTTTGCGCCGGGGTCCACCTCTAAACCCTCACGCCGTTgcttagaacaatctagaagatGAGCTCTTCACGAGGCCCCCCTGCTCACGTGTGCTGTTTGACGGGTGCCACACTGGCACGTCCCCTTACCACGAAGTGTCCTTACAGTAGGGTGGCATCCTCACAGTTTGAGGGAATCTCAGAGGCAGTGCACTTCTGAAAAGGCCTTGGCATATGTTTGCCCCCTTCCTCCGTGAAGTGCTGCCCTCCACACGAGCTGGTCATGATGGCGTCCCCTGCTCATCGCGCCGGTTACCTTGAAACCAAAGTGCCCCATGGACAGACTTTGCTGATGCCTCCAACCAATGCCCTGCAGTGCCATCTTGTGTGTGTGGCAGGAGGGCCGTTTGGACTCGCAGGTCTTTAATTTCACATCCTGaggtttaaatgaaaattaaaaaggtaCACGAGGGACAGTCGTGATGTCATTTATTGATGGCACGGGGCGGGGGCGTTGAGTGCTGATCGGTGACGTCCATCGATGTGGCCAGCTTGGACATTTAAGGGGACTTGTGGGACCCCTCGGTGGGCAGGCTCAATATTCACCACTTGGCGGGGGTCGCACGGCAGCAGATACGAAGGTGGCTTCACTttgtttatagcgcctttcacttgaAGCCCACCCTGCAGGGCTCGGCATGGGCACCGCGCTCGtctatttttttacaaattttgtttCTTCGCTGGCTGATTGGCCTGCTTTTCATGGTGTCCCTGATGCCCCTTTCATGCTGGCACAGATTCTGTCAATGAACCTGCTAAGATAATTTAAAGGGGGGGCAgcagtgccccctactggttTGATGCTGCACTCCCTGAAGCTTGGCATCCTCGAGCTGTGCCAGTCCTGACAGGGCCAATGAAGGGTGGGGGGGGATCTCCTCTAGACCCATTCGGGGTGGATGACGTAGGTGACCAGCGGGCGCTGATGAAGAGTCGAGAACATCGAGTTGATGCAGGCGGTGTTGCCATAGTTCCGTTCGGGCAGGCCGTGCCATGTCTGGTAATGGTGGCGCTGCCTGCGGGTGCTGGGAGTCAACAGACACAGCCGAGTAGTCCTCACGTGATCGGGGGGCGGCCGAGTCAGCTCTCCTTGGGCCCTGGGGACGGACAGAGACGAGACTTGAGATGGCGTGTGTCCCCTGTCACCAGACCAAGGTACCCATTAGACTGGACATCAAATCCAAGCCATTGCCCCCCACACCTTCTCACCGTGAGGTCGGCGCCTCTCGACATCCATCTGTCTGCTGCTGCCATCTCTTAGGGTCCGAGCTCCAGCGAGTCCGCATGGTCAGTCCTGTCATGGCAATTTGGAGAGATGGTGTGAGTAAATATGGAAGGCCGTGGACGAGAATGGCAGTGCCAGGCTGTGTGCCCAGCAGAAGCAGTGGGTTGTACGCCTTGTGCTGATGCCCCTTGGTAAAGTGACCCCTCAGCCCGAGAAGTCTTTGCCAGCTGTAGTTGTCCATGCCCTCCTTTGAACTGACTGACAGGAGCAGTGGGCACATGTCACCTTTAGATGGCTACTTGCACAGATGCCATGTTTAAGTGACTCACTGCATATTTAGATGCCTCCTTTAGTGGGCACATCATTTAGGTGACCACCTACCCTGCCCAGCAGTGTGGAGCCCTGACTTGCTGCTCAGTGTCTCCTTGAGGTGACTCTCTGCCAATGTGTCCCCCACAGGCACCTCGTTTGACTGGCCTGTGCAGCTGCCTCATTTATGTGCCAACTGTACGTGCCCAGGCCCTGCGTCACGCCACGGTGGTCTGCACACACCCACCCGCCTTTGTCATCGGTGCAGACCCCTCGTTCAGCTCACTCCTGCCAGTCACCACGTGTTCTACACGTCTGGTCCATCGGCTTATTTTCAGCCCAGCATCTGCCCACCTTTTCCATTTGCACCCGTGTCTCATACCAACGCACACAAACCTGTACTTTCCTTGGCATGGCGCTCCTCGTGCCCAGCGGGTCTTGTCTTCTGCCACTCCTCTCCAGCTCCGGCTAACTCTTTGCTGAGGTTAGAGGTGGCCCAAGTGACCCTCTGATCACAGATGGTGGGTGAAGGTCTGTGGCACAtgaaggcagaaggtggcacaaCAGGCGGCAGGAACTGGTGTAGTGAATGTGTCCCATGTTTGGTGACAAGTGACAGACACAAAGTGTTAGATGAGGAGCTTCTGCGCAGTGAGCTCAGAGAAagaccaccagggggcagcagTTACCTGTCGACTCCAGCTGTGCTCGAGCTGTGTGCCCGGCCGCTCAGGTGACTTCTCCGTAACAGCCGTCCTCGGGCCCCAATTGGCACCTGCTGGCACTGGACAGATGGGCAGTAAGTCAGGACCGATGTCAAACTCCCCTTCCCACCGCTCGGGCACCTTACCCGCCATGCCAATGAAACACAAAGGGCATACCTGAGCCAACTTCAGGAAGCTTCAAGTATCTGGGAGGCACATGCCAGCTGAGGAACACCTGAGGGatgagaagaaggaaagaaagtcaCTGGAGACGAGCAGAGGTGTCCCGCAGGCCAATGCAGAGCCCCCTCCCCAGGTCCCCGTCCCTTCATCGTGACACCCAGTGTCACCCCATCACTGGCTCCCTAAACCACCAACTGTCCATAAAGAAGTAAAGCCGGACGAGGAGACTCACAGCGGCGGCCATGGCGCTCTGTGGTGTGGCGCTGCGTAGCTTAGCAACCGCAGGTAAACCCTGGCCTGGGGACGTGGTCGGCAGGAGGCGTGGCCTAGGACTGCCGCTCTCAAATTTCCTTTGTCTCGGGAAGGCACTACATGGCATGACAGTCCATTACAAGGGGGCGGGGCCTCTTTTGCCTTCAAGTTTCCCAAACACCCGAGCACTGGAGACCCTCGTTTAACCGACCACCTCCCTTCTGGGCCTGGACGCCGCTCCTTCAGGCCGAGTGCCAGCACGTGGGTACAAGGCGCTATATGCGTGCGCGTGGCCGCTCAGCGGATAAGCGCGGCTTGCCCGCAAATCCTCTGCGATCCTCTGAGATGAGCAGATTTGCTGCGTTGCGTCAGCGGCCTCCATCGTTACAGAGGACAGCCGTGTCGCAGCGGTGTCCCCACCCCACCCACCACCAACAGCCCTAGGCCTGTCACGGTCTCCGGAGTCGGGGTTCCCCCCCAGCCCAACGGTGGCTGGCCAGCCTCAGGTAGCCTAGCCCACCGGGCCGCCATGGTGGAGCTCTTCCACGGCAAGGTGCTGATCCGCAACAACAAGGACCGCGACGAGGTGGACACGGAGCGCGAGCTGAGCCTGCAGCTGCAGAACAAGGTGCTGCTGCTGTTCTTCGGGGCCGCCGACTGCCCCCAGTGCCAGGCATTCGCCCCCAAGCTCAAGGACTTCTTCGTGCACCTGACGGACGAGTTCTACGTGGAGCGCGCGTCGCAGCTCGTGCTCGTTTACGTGTCGCGGGACCAGACGGAGGACAAGCAGGACAAGTTCCTGAGGGACATGCCGAAGCGCTGGCTGGCGCTGCCCTTTGAGGACCACTTCAAGAGGTGGGTGCATGGGGGGGATGGGCGAGcttacagcgcaaggcaggaatcaactctgGGCAGGTGGGCGTCCCTCCATCGCAGTGCCGTCCACTTGTCCCTAAACAGTCCCCTAAGACTGGGCTTTATGCCCTCCCTATACGATGGAAGCGTCGGGGCTGGGTGGGCACTGGGCATCAGAGGGGGCGCTGAGCGGCTGTGTGGGGATGGCGCCGCTGCTCATTGCTGCCGAGGTGACAGCCGGCTTGTCTTCTTTGACCACAGAGACCTGGAAGACATGTTCAAGGTCACCGTGACTCCGACGGTGGTGGTCCTGAGGCCCGATGGCTCAGTCATCTCCCCGAATGCAGTGGATGAGATCTGCGACCTCGGCGTCGCCTGCTTCAAGAACTGGCAGGAGGCGGCCGACCTGATTGACCGCAGCTTCATGTTGGCAGAGGACTTCGACGAGCTGCCCATGCGCAGCGCCACCGAGCCCCTCCGCCGGCTCAGGTACAAGGtggacaagaagaagaagatgaacagggtggaggaagaagaagaagacgaggaAGAAGATGGCGATGTGTGGGGCTAGAGAGCAACCGGGAGGGCGAGAGACTCCGAGACTCTGTTAGACACAGAaatatcagataaaaaaaaaaaattcacgcaATCCCCTCGGtggtcttttgtttttgtttgtaaaacATCGCACCCCTATGACATGCCACATGAGGGACAGGGTGGGTGACAAGTAGGTGAAATGACTCGATCAGGGTCACATAGTGTGAGGAGTGAGGACTTGAACCTGAGGCGCCACACTGCCCacccaatagatagatagagtgaaaggcgctatataattgatacatagagtgaaaggcgctatataattgatagatagatagatagataagaaaggcgctatataatagatagatagatatgaaaggcactatataatagatagatagatagatagatagagtgaaaggcgctatataatagatagatagatagatagatagatagatagatagagtgaaaggcgttatata
This genomic window from Polypterus senegalus isolate Bchr_013 chromosome 12, ASM1683550v1, whole genome shotgun sequence contains:
- the nxnl1 gene encoding nucleoredoxin-like protein 1, with translation MVELFHGKVLIRNNKDRDEVDTERELSLQLQNKVLLLFFGAADCPQCQAFAPKLKDFFVHLTDEFYVERASQLVLVYVSRDQTEDKQDKFLRDMPKRWLALPFEDHFKRDLEDMFKVTVTPTVVVLRPDGSVISPNAVDEICDLGVACFKNWQEAADLIDRSFMLAEDFDELPMRSATEPLRRLRYKVDKKKKMNRVEEEEEDEEEDGDVWG